In one window of Gossypium arboreum isolate Shixiya-1 chromosome 4, ASM2569848v2, whole genome shotgun sequence DNA:
- the LOC108457796 gene encoding receptor-like protein 14 produces the protein MEITFGNSTFLLIFSLLLCMCSGCNGCMDEERDALLQIKDSINSPEGTAFSSWYGEDCCQWEGVQCNASTTRVSSIFFYYRRDSLLENWYPNATLFAQFKDLEILHLPGNQIAGFTSPDELHSLKRLQQLNLHGNSIERASHLCWGKGALPSLYYLDLSGNHLQGFIPECLCDSLLLKRLILFGNYLHGKISPCLSNMTALQYLDLSNNQFSDSLPTFPFHNLPSIYTLILSGNKFRGKFSFSIFANLSRLSHLDISYNPYLELETESQNWFQSIKLIELSLAGCNLRKLPRFLSSQNNLQSLDLSHNLLEGNIPSWLMHNATLQLRVRGNNLSGPFPKTFGNISSRLTSLDISYNSFYGPLLEDIHLIFPELLYLGASANGFNGGIPPSFGRLKRLQSLHLSGNKLHGEIPFLLTSNMSRLQYLYLGDNLSGDALPRNLSFSNLRVINLGNNDFTGNLSDSLSWSLLQSPALPHLRVLILRGNHLEGQIPHWLCQMRHLEILDLSRNNLSGHIPDCFDNIISWIDFSHDLNMLGLDLSSNKLTGSIPVQITQLKALNVLNLSQNKLFGELTPELAKLTDLESLDVSHNKLFGELCPELTNLTFLEVFNVSFNNLSGTIPVANQFGTFDASSYIGNPGLCGNPLSRKCEVVVEKAPKSNGNVLLSNMATTNNLFFPCILFLPVVNFVYLGGLISTSF, from the exons ATGGAGATCACATTTGGCAACAGCACCTTCTTACTGATCTTCTCGCTTCTTCTATGCATGTGCTCTGGTTGTAATGGGTGCATGGATGAAGAAAGGGATGCTCTCCTACAAATTAAAGATTCAATAAACAGTCCTGAGGGAACTGCTTTCTCAAGCTGGTATGGAGAAGATTGCTGCCAGTGGGAGGGTGTTCAATGCAATGCTTCCACCACTCGTGTCAGTAGCATCTTCTTTTACTACCGAAGGGACAGCTTGTTAGAAAATTGGTATCCCAATGCTACCTTATTTGCTCAGTTTAAGGACTTGGAAATCCTTCATCTGCCAGGGAATCAGATTGCCGGATTCACTTCACCTGATG AGCTTCACAGTCTCAAGCGCCTTCAGCAGCTGAATCTGCATGGCAACTCAATAGAACGTGCCTCTCATCTTTGCTGGGGAAAGGGCGCATTACCTTCTCTTTATTACTTAGATTTGTCTGGTAATCACTTGCAAGGTTTTATTCCGGAATGCCTCTGTGATAGCCTGCTCTTGAAGCGACTAATCCTGTTTGGTAACTATCTCCATGGAAAAATCTCCCCATGCTTGAGTAATATGACTGCACTTCAATATCTGGATCTCTCTAACAATCAATTCAGCGACTCCCTTCCTACCTTTCCATTCCACAACCTACCAAGCATCTACACGCTGATTTTGTCAGGGAATAAATTCAGGGGCAAgttttcattttccattttcgccAATTTATCAAGGCTCAGTCACCTTGATATTTCATATAATCCCTACTTAGAACTCGAAACAGAGTCCCAGAATTGGTTCCAGTCTATCAAGCTTATTGAGCTGAGTTTAGCCGGTTGTAACCTACGAAAGTTGCCCCGCTTCCTTTCCTCACAGAACAACCTGCAGTCCCTAGATCTTTCACACAATTTGCTTGAGGGAAACATTCCTTCTTGGCTGATGCATAATGCCACTTTACAGTTACGGGTTAGAGGCAACAATTTGAGTGGTCCATTCCCTAAGACCTTTGGGAACATAAGCTCACGTCTTACTTCACTAGATATCTCCTATAATAGCTTCTACGGGCCATTACTTGAAGATATTCACTTGATTTTTCCGGAGTTGCTTTATCTAGGGGCTTCTGCTAATGGTTTTAATGGCGGCATACCTCCATCATTTGGTAGATTAAAACGACTTCAATCTCTACACTTATCTGGCAACAAATTACATGGAGAAATTCCATTCCTTCTGACAAGTAATATGAGTCGCCTTCAATATTTGTACTTGGGCGACAACTTGAGTGGAGATGCACTACCCAGAAACTTGAGTTTTTCGAATCTAAGGGTCATCAATCTTGGCAACAATGATTTCACGGGAAACTTATCAGATAGCCTATCGTGGAGTTTGTTGCAGTCGCCCGCCCTCCCTCATTTAAGAGTGCTCATTCTTAGAGGTAACCATTTGGAAGGGCAAATACCACACTGGTTGTGCCAGATGAGACATTTGGAAATTTTAGATCTATCGCGAAACAATCTGTCCGGCCATATTCCCGACTGCTTCGACAACATTATTTCTTGGATTGACTTCTCCCATGATCTCAACATGCTGGGCTTAGATCTGTCGTCCAATAAATTGACTGGTTCAATTCCCGTCCAAATTACACAACTAAAAGCGCTGAACGTGTTGAATCTCTCCCAGAACAAGCTCTTTGGTGAACTGACTCCAGAATTAGCAAAACTTACAGATCTGGAATCGTTGGATGTCTCCCATAACAAGCTCTTTGGTGAACTATGTCCAGAATTAACAAATCTTACATTTCTGGAAGTATTCAACGTTTCTTTCAACAACCTGTCAGGCACTATACCAGTAGCAAATCAGTTTGGTACATTTGATGCGAGCAGTTACATAGGCAATCCTGGTCTTTGTGGCAATCCACTTTCAAGGAAGTGTGAGGTAGTTGTAGAGAAAGCACCCAAATCGAATGGCAATGTACTCTTGTCAAATATGGCCACCACCAACAATTTGTTCTTTCCTTGCATTCTTTTTCTCCCTGTTGTAAATTTTGTTTATCTGGGGGGTTTAATTAGTACAAGTTTTTAG
- the LOC108457797 gene encoding receptor-like protein 9a, whose product MDEERTALQEITESMIYGHDSNEYSYRSRFFDDCCRWEGVHCSPTNSQVIGIYFYFIKKDSEEQWFPDMSLFSKLKQLQELHLVGNNIGGLDNPEAICELANLQRLDLSINSIEEEVPPCWGNMPSLRTLDLSKNEFRGKLTSILANISKNIEVIDFSHNLFKGFVPFSILANLSNLKHLGLSYNYHLEVETEDPIWHPSFQVQHLLLADCNLNHQSGKGIPRFLSTQYNLQTLDLSSNSLVGNFPTWLFQNVSSVLSLRSNCFVGQFPEQLQSTLSTLDISDNHFDGHLPLHFDIILPQLFEFNASSNQFSGNIPLSVGELKHLERVDLSNNRLSGPVPGGLTQNSTLWYLNLSNNSLEGEPLAVNCNMPKLHWLLLHNNHFVGEFPACLSNRHLPKELCEMQKLQFLDFSNNRFSGNIPPCLHKSLVWKNKIQANSWVPIDFTTKGISRLYQGIPLTLMTGIDFSVNTLVGAIPQAIGELSELHSLNLSNNHLTGHIPTSFKELNNLESLDLSHNNLTGHIPPEISQMSTLSRFSVAFNNLRGSIPSSTQFSTFSESDFEGNPELCGEPLQRKCSGNDDDDDGRKENPSEKAEERVFDKPLIFFSFVFISYSLGFWGFLAPLYISAKWRRKYFATIDGWIEHLFYIMYFKLGT is encoded by the exons ATGGATGAGGAGAGGACAGCTCTTCAAGAAATTACAGAATCTATGATCTATGGACATGATTCTAACGAGTATTCATATCGGTCCAGATTCTTTGATGATTGTTGCAGGTGGGAAGGTGTTCATTGTAGCCCCACAAACTCTCAAGTGATTGGAATTTATTTCTACTTCATCAAGAAAGATAGTGAAGAACAGTGGTTTCCGGATATGAGTTTATTTTCTAAACTCAAGCAGTTGCAAGAATTGCATCTCGTAGGGAACAATATTGGTGGACTGGATAATCCTGAAG CAATATGTGAACTTGCTAACTTACAACGGTTGGATCTTTCAATTAACTCAATTGAAGAAGAAGTACCACCTTGTTGGGGCAACATGCCATCGCTTCGAACTCTAGACTTGTCGAAGAATGAGTTCCGGGGAAAGCTTACTTCCATCCTTGCAAATATATCAAAAAACATTGAAGTCATTGACTTTTCTCATAACCTTTTCAAAGGTTTTGTGCCCTTTTCCATCCTTGCAAACCTTTCCAACCTCAAACATCTAGGTCTTTCCTACAATTACCATTTAGAAGTTGAAACAGAAGATCCAATTTGGCACCCTTCTTTCCAAGTACAACATTTGCTTTTGGCTGATTGCAATCTGAACCATCAGAGTGGTAAAGGAATTCCTAGGTTCCTTTCAACACAATATAACCTGCAAACCTTGGATTTATCCAGTAACTCGCTGGTTGGAAATTTTCCTACTTGGCTTTTTCAGAATGTTTCTTCTGTATTAAGCCTGAGAAGCAATTGCTTTGTTGGTCAATTCCCTGAACAGCTCCAATCTACACTGTCTACGTTAGATATCTCTGACAATCATTTTGATGGCCATCTGCCATTACACTTTGATATAATTCTCCCTCAGCTGTTTGAATTCAATGCCTCCTCCAATCAATTTTCTGGCAATATTCCCCTTTCTGTAGGTGAATTGAAACATTTAGAAAGGGTAGACTTGTCTAACAATCGCCTCTCTGGACCTGTCCCTGGTGGTCtaacccaaaattcaacattaTGGTACTTGAATCTCTCAAACAATAGCTTGGAAGGTGAGCCGCTTGCTGTAAATTGCAACATGCCAAAATTGCATTGGTTGCTGCTTCACAATAATCACTTTGTGGGGGAATTTCCAGCTTGCTTGTCCAACA GACATCTTCCCAAGGAACTATGCGAAATGCAAAAGTTACAGTTCTTGGATTTCTCAAACAATAGATTCTCGGGGAACATTCCTCCTTGCCTCCATAAAAGTTTAGTATGGAAAAACAAGATCCAAGCAAACTCATGGGTCCCTATTGATTTCACCACCAAAGGTATTTCACGTTTGTACCAGGGAATTCCCCTTACTCTAATGACAGGGATTGATTTCTCAGTTAACACATTGGTTGGGGCAATTCCACAAGCAATTGGTGAACTATCAGAGCTTCATTCTTTGAACCTCTCAAATAATCATTTAACAGGCCATATTCCAACATCTTTCAAAGAACTCAATAATTTGGAGAGCTTGGATCTTTCCCACAACAATCTGACGGGACATATACCTCCTGAAATCTCCCAGATGAGTACTCTCTCAAGGTTTTCTGTAGCCTTCAACAACCTCAGAGGATCGATCCCATCTAGTACGCAATTTTCAACATTCTCTGAAAGCGACTTCGAAGGCAACCCAGAACTTTGCGGTGAACCACTACAAAGGAAATGCTCGGGAAATGACGATGACGACgatggaagaaaagaaaacccCAGTGAGAAAGCAGAGGAGAGGGTGTTTGATAAGCCCTTGATTTTCTTTTCATTTGTGTTTATATCATATAGTTTGGGATTCTGGGGTTTCCTTGCACCACTTTACATCAGTGCAAAATGGCGGAGAAAATACTTTGCCACCATTGATGGATGGATTGAACATCTTTTCTACATAATgtatttcaaattaggcacttag
- the LOC108459379 gene encoding serine carboxypeptidase-like 34, whose protein sequence is MASNAAVWLGFFVLVLLSVNSEGSRHGRELSHGDVLRQQEADRVVGLPGQPAVEFKQYAGYVTVNESHGRALFYWFFEATSKPEKKPFLLWLNGGPGCSSIGYGEAEELGPFFTQKDEQTLKLNPHRWNKAANLLFLESPVGVGFSYTNTSSDINQLGDKITAEDSYIFLVNWFKRFPQFKSHDFYIAGESYAGHYVPQLAELIFDNNKIVPKSDYINFKGFMIGNALMDDETDQTGMVDYAWDHAVISDGVYNNINIKCNFSTPNTTNGCNEAMQAYFDVYNIIDMYSLYAPTCNSNSSSSYNRQRPMIQGIAPQIFSKFDRWHTRPAGYDPCLSDYTEVYLNRPDVQQALHANVTNISYPWTHCSDIIKTWGDAPSSMLPTLKKLIAGGIRVWVFSGDTDGRIPVTATRLTLNKLGQKIIEDWTPWYTNHKQVGGWTIEYEGLMFVTIRGAGHQVPTFKPSQALQLVRHFLANKKLPPTPF, encoded by the exons ATGGCTTCCAATGCAGcggtttggttgggtttttttgttttggttttgctTAGTGTGAACAGTGAAGGGTCGAGGCACGGCCGTGAACTGAGCCATGGCGATGTTTTACGGCAGCAAGAAGCGGACAGGGTGGTGGGGCTTCCAGGACAACCGGCGGTGGAGTTCAAGCAATATGCAGGGTACGTGACGGTGAACGAGAGTCATGGTCGAGCCCTGTTTTATTGGTTCTTTGAAGCCACCAGCAAACCTGAGAAAAAGCCTTTCTTGCTATGGCTCAATGGAg GTCCTGGATGTTCATCCATTGGATATGGAGAAGCAGAGGAGTTGGGACCTTTCTTCACTCagaaagatgaacaaaccctaaAGCTTAATCCGCATAGGTGGAATAAAG CTGCCAACTTATTGTTTCTTGAATCTCCGGTTGGTGTTGGATTTTCTTATACCAACACAAGCAGTGATATCAATCAACTGGGTGATAAAATCACAG CTGAGGATTCCTACATATTTCTGGTCAATTGGTTCAAAAGATTCCCACAGTTCAAGTCCCATGATTTCTACATTGCTGGTGAAAGCTATGCtg GGCACTATGTTCCACAGCTAGCTGAACTTATCTTTGACAATAACAAGATTGTTCCCAAGTCAGATTACATTAATTTTAAGGGATTTATG ATTGGGAACGCGTTGATGGACGACGAAACGGATCAAACTGGAATGGTGGATTATGCATGGGATCATGCAGTGATATCCGATGGAGTTTACAACAACATCAATATCAAATGTAATTTCAGCACTCCAAACACAACTAATGGTTGTAATGAAGCCATGCAGGCTTACTTTGATGTCTACAACATCATAGACATGTACAGCTTGTATGCTCCCACTTGTAACAGTAACTCCAGCTCTAGTTATAACCGACAACGGCCGATGATTCAAGGCATTGCCCCACAGATATTTTCCAAATTC GACCGATGGCATACGAGACCGGCGGGATACGATCCTTGTTTATCGGACTACACTGAAGTTTATTTAAATAGGCCTGATGTTCAACAAGCACTTCATGCCAACGTAACCAACATCTCCTATCCATGGACTCATTGCAG TGACATTATAAAAACTTGGGGTGATGCACCATCTTCTATGCTTCCTACACTTAAAAAGCTCATAGCCGGAGGTATCCGTGTTTGGGTTTTCAG TGGAGATACCGATGGAAGAATTCCAGTGACTGCAACTAGATTAACCCTGAACAAGTTAGGGCAAAAAATAATTGAAGATTGGACACCTTGGTACACCAACCACAAACAG GTTGGTGGGTGGACGATTGAATATGAAGGGCTTATGTTTGTAACAATTAGAGGAGCAGGTCATCAAGTGCCAACTTTTAAACCCAGTCAGGCACTTCAACTAGTGAGGCATTTCTTGGCCAATAAGAAATTGCCACCTACACCATTTtag